In the Candidatus Krumholzibacteriia bacterium genome, one interval contains:
- a CDS encoding sigma 54-interacting transcriptional regulator: MPEVTLHHSRPRTRLALRRGLETAGFDVRVIAQPAEAAGETAVLLIDTGSEAFLDALRTGRIRPARVMVLGAPTDPLPGAEILPADTGPAELVEHLQGPPESSAPPATSRAEPVHAGGLTEVEVRIERLAPVDLPVLVTGESGTGKEVVARALHDRGPRADDAFVVIDASAVPDDLVESELFGHVRGAFTDAVRDRPGRLAQAGAGTLVLDEVGELPLPVQARLLRVLQERSFQPVGGTEHVPLRARVLAITQRDLGHEITHGRFREDLYHRLAGATIRVPPLRERPEDLPVLARQLLARAGEPVPALTAGAVEALRAHAWPGNVRELDHVLQRCRLSASDTIDADLVRSALREAPTPSSDDVFARALRTWIGTRRSEGESRSTSERALHELFDRIWDEDSE, encoded by the coding sequence GTGCCGGAGGTGACGCTGCACCACTCACGCCCGCGCACGCGGCTGGCCCTGCGCCGGGGCCTGGAGACCGCCGGATTCGACGTGCGGGTGATCGCGCAGCCGGCCGAGGCCGCCGGGGAGACGGCGGTCCTGCTGATCGACACCGGCAGCGAGGCCTTCCTCGACGCGCTCCGCACGGGCCGGATCCGTCCCGCCCGGGTGATGGTGCTGGGCGCCCCGACCGACCCGCTGCCCGGGGCGGAGATCCTCCCGGCGGACACCGGACCCGCCGAACTCGTCGAGCACCTGCAGGGTCCTCCAGAATCCTCGGCACCCCCGGCGACGAGCCGGGCGGAACCGGTCCACGCCGGCGGTCTGACCGAGGTGGAGGTGCGGATCGAGCGACTGGCCCCGGTGGACCTCCCCGTTCTCGTCACCGGCGAGAGCGGGACCGGCAAGGAGGTCGTCGCGAGAGCTCTGCACGACCGCGGCCCACGGGCGGACGATGCCTTCGTCGTGATCGACGCCAGCGCGGTCCCGGACGACCTCGTCGAGAGCGAGCTCTTCGGTCATGTCCGGGGGGCCTTCACCGACGCGGTCCGCGACCGGCCGGGCCGGCTGGCCCAGGCGGGCGCGGGGACACTCGTCCTCGACGAAGTGGGAGAGCTGCCCCTGCCGGTCCAGGCCCGCCTCCTGCGCGTGCTGCAGGAGCGCTCGTTCCAGCCGGTCGGCGGCACCGAGCACGTTCCCCTGCGTGCGCGCGTCCTGGCGATCACGCAGCGCGACCTCGGCCACGAGATCACCCACGGCCGTTTCCGCGAGGACCTCTATCACCGTCTGGCCGGGGCCACCATCCGTGTTCCGCCACTCCGCGAGCGTCCGGAGGACCTTCCCGTACTCGCCCGGCAGCTGCTGGCGCGGGCGGGCGAGCCAGTCCCGGCTTTGACCGCTGGGGCCGTCGAAGCGCTGCGGGCCCACGCCTGGCCCGGCAACGTGCGCGAACTCGACCACGTCCTGCAACGCTGCCGGCTGTCGGCCTCGGACACGATCGACGCCGATCTCGTGCGGTCCGCACTGCGCGAGGCGCCGACCCCGTCCTCGGACGACGTCTTCGCGCGGGCCCTGCGCACCTGGATCGGGACGCGCCGTTCGGAGGGCGAGAGTCGGAGCACCTCCGAACGGGCCCTGCACGAGCTCTTCGACCGGATCTGGGACGAGGACAGCGAGTGA